One window of the Tachypleus tridentatus isolate NWPU-2018 chromosome 10, ASM421037v1, whole genome shotgun sequence genome contains the following:
- the LOC143230360 gene encoding ornithine decarboxylase-like gives MKTQLGNLSSEVITDKSVFEIIKDTVSQGLSEEPFYVLDLADVVGKMKLWQAALPRVRPFYAVKCNNQPILLEFLASLGIGFDCASKVEIETVLNMGVDKSRIIYANPCKTRSFIKHAADNGIDLMTFDNEMELYKVKSLHKAARMVLRIRVDDSGAVCQLSMKFGCDVATVPNLLKLAKELRVNVIGVSFHVGSGSHDIIAFTKAIKLARYVFDMGLELGFEMTLLDIGGGFPGTVASSVTFEEISSTINKALDEHFPHDCGVDIIAEPGRFIAASAFTLCVNIIAKKTTPAENSESVNMYYLNDGIYGSFNCIIFDHAEVTPAPLLPEDSERDVHCSSLWGPTCDSMDCILKNCYLPNMNVGEWIVFQDMGAYTLASASAFNGFEKPCVKVSLPLTIWVYLQQLPTWPTLIKNLGLCQAQLDLFVDDQMTPQDVYLLHVAETVHT, from the exons ATGAAAACTCAGCTGGGCAATCTTTCTTCAGAAGTAATTACTGATAAGTCAGTCTTTGAAATAATCAAAGATACAGTCAGTCAAGGG ttAAGTGAAGAACCATTCTATGTACTTGATTTAGCAGATGTTGTGGGCAAGATGAAGTTGTGGCAAGCAGCCCTGCCCCGTGTTCGTCCTTTTTATG CTGTCAAATGCAATAATCAACCTATCTTATTGGAATTTCTGGCTTCTTTAGGAATAGGATTTGACTGTGCCAGTAAG gTTGAGAtcgaaactgttttaaatatggGAGTTGACAAGTCTCGAATCATCTATGCTAATCCTTGCAAGACTCGATCATTCATCAAGCATGCTGCAGACAATGGTATTGATCTGATGACCTTTGATAATGAGATGGAATTGTATAAAGTCAAAAGTCTGCACAAAGCTGCTAGGATGGTTCTTCGTATTAGGGTGGATGACAGTGGAGCAGTATGTCAGCTAAGTATGAAGTTTGGATGTGATGTGGCAACAGTGCCAAACTTGTTAAAATTAGCCAAGGAATTGAGAGTTAATGTAATAGGTGTGAG ctTCCATGTTGGTAGTGGTAGTCATGATATTATAGCTTTCACCAAAGCCATAAAGTTGGCTCGTTATGTGTTTGACATGGGCTTAGAATTAGGTTTTGAAATGACTCTTTTGGACATAGGTGGAGGGTTTCCTGGAACTGTGGCTTCATCTGTAACTTTTGAAGAA ATTTCCTCTACTATTAATAAAGCATTGGATGAACACTTCCCCCATGACTGTGGTGTGGACATAATTGCTGAACCAGGTCGCTTCATAGCAGCATCTGCTTTCACACTTTGTGTAAATATTATTGCCAAGAAAACAACACCTGCAGAAAATA GTGAATCTGTCAACATGTACTACCTGAATGATGGAATATATGGATCATTTAACTGTATAATCTTTGATCATGCTGAAGTCACTCCAGCTCCCCTTTTG CCTGAAGACTCTGAAAGGGATGTACATTGCAGCAGTCTGTGGGGCCCTACTTGTGACAGTATGGACTGTATTTTGAAGAACTGCTATCTCCCTAACATGAATGTTGGGGAATGGATTGTTTTTCAAGACATGGGTGCTTACACCTTGGCTTCTGCTTCTGCCTTTAATGGCTTTGAAAAACCTTGTGTAAAGGTTTCTCTACCTTTAACCATATG ggTATACTTGCAACAGTTGCCAACATGGCCTACTCTGATCAAAAACTTAGGACTGTGTCAAGCTCAACTAGACCTGTTTGTAGATGACCAGATGACACCTCAAGATGTATATCTTCTGCATGTGGCTGAAACAGTTCACACATGA